The Branchiostoma floridae strain S238N-H82 chromosome 17, Bfl_VNyyK, whole genome shotgun sequence genome has a window encoding:
- the LOC118404532 gene encoding uncharacterized protein LOC118404532, with the protein MALALRAPEHRSPRMESAVRAVRREAHRLTRDVQQMYNEYISFDSKRDHFITTLNNVYAQLRKTRYLGKGSDIVTLDAVRSYVYFKGKVAVLRDFFSLLDKLANIRKKVRANIMPRLRKLVSSELKTVEDAFRRWGRVLQGDNDFLRSVTDAVLEHSPELRVKKENLGILNLLPEILTAAFDCRNAIARTFGDNVPIHVQLEIVTSPRKKKSTIPTLPRISTRDLDQRRDFTRTRDLGREFPSRRDLGPRRDLATRQGLRREDPPTTTSTEETVTPEEAERIFQSTLRQNKPRKKTSSTKGQKRRQGKVSAKSQESRLEEELRMQAAVDREEMAELREDVTAINNKLVRLSLEVGREFNRINRSLEELHAYVDEGLSGLVNDSGIDTDISAHAQQRHPFFVTQRYREVSKSRQSRLPTDEN; encoded by the exons ATGGCGTTAGCTCTTCGGGCACCAGAGCACAGGTCCCCACGCATGGAGTCCGCCGTGCGCGCGGTCAGGCGGGAGGCTCACCGTCTAACCAGAGACGTCCAGCAAATGTACAACGAATACATTTCCTTTGACTCCAAGAGGGACCATTTCATAACAACGCTCAACAACGTGTACGCTCAACTGAGGAAAACTCGCTACCTCGGCAAAGGGTCCGACATAGTGACCTTGGACGCTGTGCGAAGTTATGTCTACTTCAAGGGCAAAGTTGCCGTCCTTCGCGACTTCTTCTCACTCTTGGATAAACTTGCAAACATTCGTAAGAAAGTGAGGGCAAACATCATGCCAAGGTTACGAAAACTTGTAAGTAGTGAGTTGAAGACGGTAGAAGACGCGTTTCGGAGGTGGGGGAGGGTCTTGCAAGGAGACAATGACTTTCTTCGGTCTGTTACGGACGCGGTCTTAGAACATTCCCCCGAACTGAGAGTAAAGAAAGAGAATTTGGGAATTCTAAATCTCTTGCCTGAAATTCTGACAGCAGCTTTCGACTGTCGTAACGCAATCGCTCGTACTTTTGGAGACAATGTACCAATACACGTGCAGCTAGAAATAGTGACGTCACCGAGAAAGAAAAAGTCGACGATCCCCACTCTCCCTCGTATCTCCACACGAGATTTGGATCAGCGACGAGATTTCACACGCACGCGAGATCTCGGGCGAGAGTTCCCGTCGCGGCGAGATTTGGGTCCACGACGAGACTTAGCCACAAGACAAGGCTTGAGGAGAGAGGATCCACCAACCACAACGTCTACAGAAGAGACAGTGACTCCAGAAGAAGCGGAGAGAATCTTCCAGTCCACCTTGAGACAGAACAAACCGCGGAAGAAAACTTCCAGTACGAAGGGTCAGAAGAGGCGACAGGGCAAAGTCTCAGCCAAGAGCCAGGAAAGCCGACTGGAAGAAGAACTGCGAATGCAAGCGGCGGTTGACAGAGAAG AAATGGCGGAACTACGAGAAGACGTGACGGCCATTAACAACAAACTGGTGCGCCTGTCGCTGGAAGTGGGGAGGGAGTTCAATAGAATCAACCGCAGTCTGGAGGAACTGCATGCTTACGTGGACGAAGGGCTTTCAG GTTTGGTGAACGATTCGGGCATCGACACTGACATCAGTGCGCATGCTCAACAGAGACATCCCTTCTTTGTGACGCAACGCTACCGAGAGGTGTCGAAGTCTCGCCAGTCTCGCCTTCCAACCGACGAGAATTGA